A genomic segment from Amycolatopsis camponoti encodes:
- a CDS encoding FAD-dependent oxidoreductase, with protein MERTTCCVVGGGPAGMMLGLLLARGGVDVTVLEKHGDFRHDFRGDTVHPATLAVLDDLGLGERFAELPQSRVTEVLLPDAGGGLRRIGDFGQLGRLGVRHPYVAIVPQWDLLDLLAEAGRAEPTFHLRMGTEATSAIRERGRVAGVAYRTAAGAVGEIRADLTVACDGRRSRLRAASGLPVTEFDIPFDTWWFRLSRRKEEQDGVLTRRAGRGCFAVVIPREDYFQIGYVAAKGTDGQLRARGIEVFRREVAGLLPECADRVGELNSMDDVKHLEVKLNRLRRWHVDGLLCIGDAAHAMSPVGGMGINLAVQDAVATAALLAGPLRGGTVTTKDLARVRRRRALPTFLVQALQRIMHTDLAGPIRSGTQAGPPGPLITAFLRFPALHVLPVYLVGMGFRPERAPAFARRAPVPGRGAPRSVR; from the coding sequence ATGGAACGGACGACGTGTTGCGTCGTGGGCGGGGGCCCGGCGGGGATGATGCTCGGCCTGCTGCTGGCGCGGGGCGGAGTGGACGTCACCGTGCTGGAGAAGCACGGCGACTTCCGGCACGACTTCCGCGGGGACACCGTCCATCCCGCCACCCTCGCCGTGCTCGACGATCTGGGCTTGGGGGAGCGCTTCGCGGAACTGCCGCAGTCCAGGGTCACCGAGGTGCTCCTGCCGGACGCGGGCGGCGGGCTGCGGCGGATCGGCGACTTCGGGCAGCTGGGCCGGCTCGGTGTCCGGCACCCGTACGTGGCGATCGTTCCCCAGTGGGACCTGCTCGATCTGCTCGCCGAGGCCGGGCGTGCCGAGCCCACGTTCCACTTGCGGATGGGCACCGAGGCCACCTCGGCGATCCGGGAGCGCGGCCGGGTGGCCGGAGTCGCTTACCGCACCGCGGCCGGCGCCGTGGGCGAGATCCGGGCCGACCTCACGGTCGCCTGCGACGGACGGCGCTCCCGGCTGCGCGCGGCGTCCGGCCTACCGGTGACCGAGTTCGACATCCCGTTCGACACCTGGTGGTTCCGGCTCTCCCGCCGGAAAGAGGAACAGGACGGGGTGCTGACGCGGCGGGCCGGACGGGGGTGCTTCGCCGTGGTCATCCCGCGGGAGGACTACTTCCAAATCGGCTACGTCGCGGCGAAGGGCACGGACGGGCAGCTGAGGGCACGCGGCATCGAGGTGTTCAGGCGCGAGGTGGCCGGACTGCTCCCGGAGTGTGCGGACCGTGTCGGTGAGCTGAACTCGATGGACGACGTGAAGCACCTCGAAGTGAAGCTCAACCGGCTGCGCCGGTGGCACGTCGACGGGCTGTTGTGCATCGGCGACGCCGCGCACGCGATGTCGCCGGTGGGCGGGATGGGGATCAACCTGGCGGTCCAGGACGCGGTGGCCACCGCCGCCCTGCTGGCCGGGCCCCTCCGCGGCGGCACCGTGACCACGAAAGACCTCGCGCGGGTGCGAAGACGTCGCGCGCTGCCGACGTTTCTGGTCCAGGCTCTGCAGCGGATCATGCACACCGACCTCGCGGGCCCCATCCGGTCGGGCACGCAGGCCGGCCCGCCGGGGCCGCTGATCACCGCGTTCCTGCGGTTCCCCGCCTTGCACGTCCTCCCCGTGTACCTCGTCGGCATGGGCTTCCGGCCGGAACGGGCACCGGCGTTCGCCCGCCGTGCGCCCGTTCCAGGCCGAGGTGCGCCGCGGAGCGTCCGCTGA
- a CDS encoding alpha/beta fold hydrolase: MTAFALADGTSLQVVRRGDPAAPVTVVFVHGYALDQRSWGRIAPLVPDAADGPVAVLTYDQRGHGGSGRARRGTATMAQLGDDLAELLEREVPEGRVVLVGHDMGGLAIMSLSQRHPELFAERVCGLVLLATSSGTLATEVSATWPNALGKLARDLEAVLGSKLFGVVRERTSRAVSAGLRWWLFGDDPDPELVELTVKMIRGNWPHTVSLFRPALDAYARDSALAQVGGLPVTAIVGERDRIVRASDVEQWAGGLGEGTAVVLPGVGHVVPLEAAAQVLPRVVAMVNASHRQDESS; encoded by the coding sequence ATGACCGCGTTCGCGCTCGCCGACGGCACGTCCCTGCAGGTGGTGCGCAGGGGCGACCCGGCCGCGCCGGTGACCGTGGTGTTCGTCCACGGCTACGCGCTCGACCAGCGCAGCTGGGGCCGGATCGCGCCGCTGGTGCCGGACGCGGCCGACGGGCCGGTGGCCGTGCTGACCTACGACCAGCGCGGCCACGGCGGGTCGGGGCGGGCGCGGCGCGGCACCGCGACGATGGCGCAGCTCGGCGACGACCTCGCCGAGCTGCTCGAGCGCGAAGTCCCCGAAGGACGCGTGGTGCTCGTGGGGCACGACATGGGCGGCCTGGCGATCATGTCGTTGTCGCAGCGCCACCCGGAGTTGTTCGCGGAACGGGTGTGCGGGCTGGTGCTGCTCGCGACGTCGTCGGGGACGCTCGCCACCGAGGTCTCGGCGACGTGGCCGAACGCGCTGGGGAAGCTGGCCCGTGACCTCGAAGCGGTGCTCGGCTCGAAGCTCTTCGGCGTGGTCCGCGAGCGCACCAGCCGGGCGGTGAGCGCGGGCCTGCGGTGGTGGCTGTTCGGCGACGACCCGGACCCGGAGCTGGTCGAGCTGACCGTGAAGATGATCCGCGGCAACTGGCCGCACACGGTGTCGCTGTTCCGCCCGGCGCTGGACGCCTACGCGCGCGACTCGGCGTTGGCGCAGGTCGGCGGCCTGCCGGTGACGGCGATCGTGGGGGAGCGGGACCGGATCGTCCGCGCGTCCGACGTCGAGCAGTGGGCCGGCGGCCTCGGCGAGGGGACGGCGGTGGTGCTGCCCGGCGTCGGGCACGTCGTGCCGCTGGAAGCCGCGGCGCAGGTGCTGCCGCGGGTCGTCGCCATGGTCAACGCCAGCCACCGACAAGACGAGAGTTCTTGA
- a CDS encoding YncE family protein translates to MRRFAAVSWIAIPLAGALVLSGCSSAKSDGDDLQIVANPVAAKPAVSPAVTVKPAGQVLATGAVSAVAVAQGTLVVALAQPPSLQLYDLDALASPPVNMPLYGKAEKLSVAPGRVEIAEPAQGVVQQLTLPDRKLTETKTGGQPASSIAYGADRLVAMGTAKDIQLLPATGPARTIGGQLYSADDVVDTGKGVVVLDRLRTAVFSVDVAAGKVNEGLRAGDGAANAVADSYGRVLVTDARAGALIAFSASPLIMRQRYPVRGGVYGIAYDARRSLAWVTLTGRNEVVGFDVRGGEPVEKFRFPTVRQPDSVGVDETSGRVIVGSAAGEGTQVIQP, encoded by the coding sequence GTGCGTCGGTTCGCCGCCGTGTCGTGGATCGCGATCCCGCTCGCCGGTGCCCTGGTGCTCTCGGGCTGCTCGTCGGCCAAGTCCGACGGCGACGACCTGCAGATCGTCGCGAACCCCGTGGCCGCGAAGCCGGCGGTCTCCCCCGCCGTGACCGTGAAGCCGGCCGGTCAGGTGCTCGCCACCGGCGCCGTCTCGGCCGTCGCCGTCGCCCAGGGGACCCTCGTCGTCGCTCTCGCTCAGCCGCCGTCTTTGCAGCTCTACGACTTGGACGCGCTCGCGTCACCCCCGGTGAATATGCCGTTATACGGCAAGGCGGAGAAGCTGTCGGTGGCGCCGGGGCGGGTCGAGATCGCGGAGCCGGCTCAAGGTGTGGTGCAGCAGCTGACGCTGCCGGACCGGAAGCTCACCGAGACGAAGACGGGTGGGCAGCCGGCGTCGAGCATCGCTTACGGCGCCGACCGGCTGGTCGCGATGGGGACCGCGAAGGATATCCAGCTGCTGCCGGCGACGGGTCCGGCGCGGACCATCGGCGGGCAGCTGTACAGCGCCGACGACGTCGTCGACACCGGCAAGGGTGTCGTGGTGCTGGACCGGCTGCGCACGGCCGTGTTCTCGGTCGACGTCGCCGCCGGGAAGGTCAACGAGGGCCTGCGCGCGGGTGACGGCGCCGCCAACGCCGTGGCGGACTCGTACGGGCGGGTGCTGGTCACGGACGCGCGGGCGGGTGCGCTGATCGCGTTCTCGGCTTCGCCGCTCATCATGCGCCAGCGCTACCCGGTGCGCGGGGGCGTGTACGGGATCGCCTACGACGCTCGGCGGAGCTTGGCCTGGGTGACGCTGACCGGACGCAACGAAGTGGTCGGGTTCGACGTCCGCGGTGGCGAGCCCGTCGAGAAGTTCAGGTTCCCCACCGTGCGCCAGCCGGACTCGGTCGGGGTGGACGAAACCAGCGGCCGGGTGATCGTCGGCTCGGCGGCCGGAGAAGGGACCCAGGTGATCCAGCCATGA
- a CDS encoding TetR/AcrR family transcriptional regulator — MDETAELRDRVRGLVKAMPGAQREFAAAIGLDETKLSKALNGTRRFSPHELVRVAEHCGVTVNWLLNGSDDAVTVTAVPAPATRLASDDPDHLAQSEPRRRILETAWTLIAERGYHKVRIADIAEACGTSTAAIHYHFPSKTEVLNEALRRNVKLAFDRQVAELHSIEDAHERLHRLVELQLPTDGVLRAEWSVWLQVWNEVSLDPSFRSLYHDSIGRWERTIAMTIRSGCEQGVFSVTDPVAATTRLTALIDGLGIQVLTGRPGSTAESMREHLHDFIERSIVKGD; from the coding sequence ATGGACGAAACCGCGGAGCTGCGGGACCGGGTCCGCGGTCTGGTCAAGGCCATGCCGGGAGCCCAGCGGGAGTTCGCCGCCGCGATCGGGCTCGACGAAACGAAACTGTCCAAGGCGCTGAACGGCACTCGCCGGTTCTCGCCGCACGAACTGGTCCGCGTCGCCGAGCACTGCGGCGTCACGGTCAACTGGCTGCTCAACGGCAGCGACGACGCGGTCACCGTCACGGCGGTGCCCGCGCCGGCCACCCGCCTCGCGAGCGACGACCCCGACCACCTCGCCCAGTCCGAGCCGCGCCGCCGCATCCTCGAGACGGCCTGGACGCTGATCGCCGAACGCGGCTACCACAAGGTGCGCATCGCCGACATCGCCGAGGCGTGCGGCACCAGCACCGCGGCCATCCACTACCACTTCCCGAGCAAGACCGAGGTCCTCAACGAAGCGCTGCGGCGCAACGTGAAGCTCGCGTTCGACCGCCAGGTCGCCGAGCTGCACTCCATCGAGGACGCGCACGAGCGGCTGCACCGCCTGGTCGAGCTGCAGCTGCCGACCGACGGCGTCCTGCGCGCCGAGTGGTCGGTTTGGCTGCAGGTGTGGAACGAGGTCTCGCTCGACCCGTCGTTCCGGTCGCTGTACCACGACTCGATCGGCCGCTGGGAGCGCACGATCGCCATGACCATCCGCTCCGGCTGCGAACAGGGCGTCTTCTCGGTGACCGACCCGGTCGCCGCGACCACCCGCCTGACGGCACTGATCGACGGCCTCGGCATCCAGGTGCTGACCGGCCGCCCGGGCAGCACGGCCGAGAGCATGCGAGAACACCTGCACGACTTCATCGAGAGGTCCATCGTGAAAGGGGACTGA
- a CDS encoding SRPBCC family protein: MGHEFELTDVAEVDATPEQVWEAIASGPGIDSWFMGRNEVEGGTGGVIRGAFGGYEPEYRIREWDPLEKLVYGSDPAPDGRKIAYEFLIEGRDGGSSVVRCVTSGFLPGDDWEDEFEAMTTGGAMFFRTLVEYVTHFAGRTAVPVTAFGPPVGDWPTAWAQLGTALGLSSRPAVGDRVSLGGVVYAANDQTVGIRTADAMLRFMKGFHGPMVASHHLFTPGADAEAEEKSWTDWLNRVFG; encoded by the coding sequence GTGGGGCATGAGTTCGAGCTGACCGACGTCGCCGAGGTCGACGCGACGCCGGAGCAGGTGTGGGAGGCCATCGCCAGCGGGCCGGGCATCGACTCGTGGTTCATGGGCCGCAACGAGGTCGAGGGCGGCACCGGCGGTGTCATCCGGGGCGCGTTCGGCGGCTACGAGCCCGAGTACCGGATCCGGGAGTGGGACCCGCTCGAGAAGCTCGTCTACGGCAGCGACCCGGCGCCCGACGGCCGGAAGATCGCCTACGAGTTCCTCATCGAGGGCCGCGACGGCGGCAGTTCAGTGGTCCGCTGCGTCACGAGCGGCTTCCTGCCCGGCGACGACTGGGAAGACGAGTTCGAGGCGATGACCACGGGCGGCGCGATGTTCTTCCGCACCCTCGTCGAGTACGTCACGCACTTCGCCGGCCGGACCGCGGTGCCGGTCACCGCGTTCGGCCCACCGGTGGGGGACTGGCCCACCGCCTGGGCTCAGCTGGGCACGGCACTGGGGCTGTCTTCCCGGCCTGCGGTCGGGGACCGGGTCTCCCTCGGCGGTGTCGTTTACGCGGCCAACGACCAGACGGTGGGAATCCGCACGGCGGACGCGATGCTCCGGTTCATGAAGGGCTTCCACGGCCCGATGGTCGCGTCCCACCACCTCTTCACCCCGGGAGCGGACGCCGAAGCGGAAGAGAAGTCCTGGACCGACTGGCTGAACCGCGTGTTCGGTTAG
- a CDS encoding M20/M25/M40 family metallo-hydrolase — MTEPNLIEAAAAEAVTLTSELIRIDTTNTGDPDTLVGERAAAEYVAEKLTDAGYEITYVESGGKNRHNVIVRLEGADRTRGGLLIHGHLDAVPADASEWSVHPFSGAVQDDYVWGRGAVDMKDMCGMALALARHYKMNNVVPPRDLVFAFLADEEAGGKYGAQWLVENRPELFEGVTEAISEVGGFSITLKDDVRAYLIETAEKGIRWMKLRVRGTAGHGSMIHRDNAVTKLADAVAKLGNHRFPLVLTDSVKEFLAGVTEITGWDFPEDDLEGSVAKLGNISRMIGATLRDTANPTMLTAGYKSNVIPSVAEATVDCRILPGRLEAFNRELDELLGPDIEKEWMELPPVETTFDGALVDAMTAAVLAEDPGARTLPYMLSGGTDAKSFQDLGIRNFGFAPLKLPADLDFSALFHGVDERVPVEALKFGTRVLDRFLRTS; from the coding sequence GTGACCGAACCGAACCTGATCGAAGCCGCCGCGGCCGAGGCCGTCACGCTGACCAGCGAGCTCATCCGCATCGACACGACCAACACCGGCGATCCCGACACGCTGGTCGGCGAGCGGGCCGCGGCCGAGTATGTCGCGGAGAAGCTGACCGACGCCGGCTACGAGATCACCTACGTCGAGTCGGGTGGGAAGAACCGGCACAACGTGATCGTCCGGCTGGAAGGCGCCGACCGTACGCGCGGTGGGCTGCTCATCCACGGCCACCTCGACGCCGTCCCCGCCGACGCCTCCGAGTGGTCGGTCCACCCCTTCTCCGGTGCGGTCCAGGACGACTACGTCTGGGGCCGCGGCGCGGTCGACATGAAGGACATGTGCGGGATGGCGCTCGCGCTGGCCCGCCACTACAAGATGAACAACGTCGTGCCCCCGCGCGACCTCGTCTTCGCCTTCCTCGCCGACGAAGAAGCGGGCGGCAAGTACGGTGCCCAGTGGCTCGTCGAGAACCGCCCCGAGCTGTTCGAAGGCGTCACCGAGGCGATCAGCGAGGTCGGCGGCTTCTCGATCACGCTCAAGGACGACGTCCGCGCCTACCTGATCGAGACGGCGGAGAAGGGCATCCGCTGGATGAAGCTGCGCGTGCGCGGCACCGCCGGGCACGGCTCGATGATCCACCGCGACAACGCCGTGACGAAGCTGGCCGACGCCGTCGCGAAGCTCGGCAACCACCGCTTCCCGCTCGTGCTGACCGACTCGGTGAAGGAGTTCCTCGCCGGCGTCACCGAGATCACCGGCTGGGACTTCCCCGAAGACGACCTCGAAGGCTCGGTCGCGAAACTGGGCAACATCTCCCGGATGATCGGCGCGACGCTGCGCGACACCGCCAACCCGACGATGCTCACCGCCGGGTACAAGTCGAACGTCATCCCGTCGGTCGCCGAGGCGACGGTGGACTGCCGGATCCTGCCCGGCCGCCTCGAGGCGTTCAACCGCGAGCTCGACGAGCTGCTCGGGCCGGACATCGAGAAGGAGTGGATGGAGCTCCCGCCGGTCGAGACGACGTTCGACGGCGCCCTCGTCGACGCCATGACCGCCGCGGTGCTGGCCGAGGACCCGGGCGCGAGGACCCTGCCGTACATGCTGTCCGGCGGCACCGACGCGAAGTCGTTCCAGGACCTCGGGATCCGCAACTTCGGCTTCGCGCCGCTCAAGCTGCCGGCCGACCTCGACTTCTCGGCGCTCTTCCACGGCGTCGACGAGCGTGTCCCGGTCGAGGCGCTGAAGTTCGGCACCCGCGTGCTGGACCGGTTCCTGCGCACCAGCTGA
- a CDS encoding aldo/keto reductase, whose translation MEKRLLGRSGLRVSRMALGTMTWGGDTDAEEAASQLVAFVDAGGTLVDTADIYGEGESERVLGSLLGDLVPRDDVVLATKAVARRTEGPFGGGASRGALLTALDGSLKRLGTDHVDLWQLHAWDTCVPIAETLAALEYAVTSGKVRYIGVSNYAGWQLATAAAGAAAVAPIVSTQVEYSLLERGVDREVVPAAEHHGIGLLPWAPLGRGVLTGKYRTGTPADSRGANSAYAGYVEHHRTDRAARIVQAVATAADGLGTSPLAVALAWVRDRPGVVAPVVGARDTGQLTGSLAAEDITLPPAIRSALDDVSAIEVGYPERWPR comes from the coding sequence GTGGAAAAGCGACTGCTCGGCCGCTCGGGACTGCGCGTCTCGCGGATGGCGCTCGGCACCATGACCTGGGGTGGCGACACCGACGCGGAAGAAGCGGCCAGCCAGCTGGTCGCCTTCGTGGACGCCGGCGGCACCCTGGTCGACACGGCCGACATCTACGGCGAGGGTGAGAGCGAGCGGGTGCTCGGCTCGCTGCTCGGCGACCTCGTGCCCCGCGACGACGTCGTCCTCGCGACCAAGGCGGTCGCCCGGCGCACCGAGGGCCCGTTCGGCGGCGGCGCCTCCCGCGGCGCCCTGCTCACCGCGCTCGACGGCTCGCTCAAGCGGCTCGGCACCGACCACGTCGACCTGTGGCAGCTGCACGCCTGGGACACCTGCGTGCCGATCGCCGAAACCCTCGCCGCCCTCGAGTACGCCGTGACCAGCGGCAAGGTCCGCTACATCGGCGTCTCGAACTACGCGGGCTGGCAGCTCGCGACGGCCGCCGCCGGCGCCGCCGCGGTCGCGCCGATCGTCTCCACCCAGGTCGAGTACTCGCTGCTGGAGCGCGGGGTGGACCGCGAGGTCGTCCCGGCCGCCGAGCACCACGGCATCGGGCTGCTGCCCTGGGCGCCCCTGGGCCGCGGCGTGCTGACCGGCAAGTACCGCACCGGCACACCCGCCGACTCACGCGGCGCGAACAGCGCGTACGCCGGCTACGTCGAGCACCACCGCACCGACCGCGCCGCCCGGATCGTGCAGGCGGTGGCCACCGCGGCCGACGGGCTGGGCACGTCGCCGCTGGCCGTCGCGCTGGCCTGGGTCCGCGACCGGCCCGGCGTCGTGGCCCCGGTCGTGGGGGCCCGGGACACCGGTCAGCTCACCGGTTCGCTCGCGGCGGAGGACATCACGCTCCCGCCGGCCATCCGCTCGGCGCTCGACGACGTCAGCGCGATCGAGGTGGGTTACCCGGAGCGCTGGCCGCGCTAG
- a CDS encoding DUF5703 family protein, translating into MTTVSEAVVEGDWEYRRLHLPPGVSRRAAAIQLSIHAEFAGWELRNVRLYADGTRRVWLRRKKTNESLPGALPT; encoded by the coding sequence ATGACGACGGTCAGCGAGGCGGTGGTCGAAGGGGATTGGGAGTATCGCCGCCTGCACCTCCCCCCGGGCGTGTCCCGGCGTGCGGCGGCGATCCAGCTCTCCATCCACGCGGAGTTCGCGGGCTGGGAACTGCGCAACGTGCGGCTCTACGCCGACGGCACGCGCCGGGTCTGGCTGCGCCGCAAGAAGACGAACGAAAGCCTCCCGGGCGCGCTGCCGACCTAA
- a CDS encoding winged helix-turn-helix domain-containing protein has translation MFSVAVIEDASAAEVSLDPVRARLLAELAEPASATMLAARVDLPRQKVNYHLRTLEAHGLVELVEERRKGNVTERMMRATASSYVISPAALAAVQPDPAQSPDRLSARWLLAVAGRLVRDVGQLITGGAKAQQRVATFALDGEVRFASAADRAAFAEELATAVTTLVGKYHDETAEKGRPHRVVVAVHPSIPEDPRGA, from the coding sequence ATGTTCTCCGTGGCGGTGATCGAAGACGCGTCGGCGGCCGAGGTGTCACTGGACCCGGTCCGGGCCCGGCTGCTCGCCGAACTGGCCGAGCCGGCGTCCGCGACGATGCTGGCGGCGCGGGTCGACCTCCCGCGCCAGAAGGTCAACTACCACCTGCGCACGCTCGAGGCGCACGGCCTGGTGGAGCTGGTCGAGGAGCGGCGGAAGGGCAACGTCACCGAGCGGATGATGCGCGCGACGGCGTCGTCGTACGTCATCTCGCCGGCCGCGCTGGCCGCCGTCCAGCCCGACCCGGCCCAGTCGCCGGACCGGCTTTCGGCGCGCTGGCTGCTCGCCGTCGCCGGCCGGCTGGTGCGGGACGTCGGCCAGCTGATCACCGGCGGGGCGAAGGCCCAGCAGCGCGTCGCCACCTTCGCGCTCGACGGCGAGGTCCGGTTCGCCTCCGCGGCCGACCGCGCCGCGTTCGCCGAAGAGCTCGCGACCGCCGTCACGACCCTGGTCGGCAAGTACCACGACGAGACGGCCGAGAAGGGCCGTCCGCACCGGGTGGTCGTCGCCGTCCACCCGAGCATCCCGGAGGACCCTCGTGGGGCATGA